The following coding sequences lie in one Acidobacteriota bacterium genomic window:
- a CDS encoding sigma factor encodes RDEANDAAQQALLTVLSKASRFDPKRDALSWVFGIVANECRTRRRSLQRRDRALQRWGDDRGGARRPLVEDDVIERDLAQAAQDVLAGLPTRDIETIVASLHDRRPSDVASATFRKRLERARRRLREAWRLRHEA; translated from the coding sequence CGTGACGAGGCGAACGACGCCGCCCAACAGGCTCTTCTGACGGTCCTCTCCAAGGCTTCCAGGTTCGATCCGAAGCGCGACGCCCTGTCGTGGGTATTCGGCATCGTGGCCAACGAATGCCGCACCCGGCGACGCTCGCTCCAGCGCCGCGACCGCGCCTTGCAGCGCTGGGGCGACGACAGGGGCGGCGCGCGACGACCGCTGGTGGAGGACGACGTGATCGAGCGTGACCTGGCCCAGGCCGCCCAGGACGTGCTCGCCGGCTTGCCGACCCGCGACATCGAGACGATCGTCGCCTCATTGCACGACCGACGCCCCTCCGATGTCGCCTCGGCCACCTTTCGCAAACGCCTGGAGCGCGCCCGTCGCCGCCTGCGCGAGGCCTGGAGATTGCGCCATGAAGCCTGA